The following proteins are co-located in the Microcystis wesenbergii NRERC-220 genome:
- a CDS encoding DUF4276 family protein has translation MHIEFLVEEFSTQECLNRILPKILFENVTYKIHAFRGKSDLIKKLPERLKGYQCWIPDDYRIIILVDRDNEDCQMLKEKLENIAQQTGLITKTISEDKKTFQVLNRIAIEELEAWFFGDIQAIVSAYPKVSTNVGQQAKYRKPDEITGGTWENLEKILQKAGYHRGGLEKVKAAREISQFMTPAHNCSPSFQIFYQGLLAMIS, from the coding sequence GTGCATATTGAATTTTTAGTTGAAGAATTTTCTACCCAAGAATGTTTAAATCGAATTTTACCTAAAATATTATTTGAGAATGTCACCTATAAAATTCATGCCTTTCGAGGTAAATCCGATTTAATCAAAAAACTACCGGAGCGATTAAAAGGCTATCAATGCTGGATACCCGATGATTATCGAATCATTATTCTTGTAGATAGAGACAATGAAGATTGTCAAATGCTCAAAGAAAAGTTAGAAAATATTGCCCAACAAACAGGACTGATCACCAAAACGATTAGTGAAGATAAAAAAACATTTCAGGTGTTAAATAGAATTGCTATAGAAGAACTAGAAGCTTGGTTTTTTGGTGATATTCAGGCTATAGTCTCAGCCTATCCCAAAGTTTCTACTAATGTGGGACAGCAAGCAAAATACAGAAAACCCGATGAAATTACGGGCGGAACTTGGGAAAACTTAGAAAAGATACTTCAAAAAGCTGGGTATCATCGAGGAGGTTTAGAAAAAGTGAAAGCAGCCCGAGAAATTTCTCAATTTATGACTCCTGCTCATAATTGTTCTCCTAGTTTTCAGATTTTTTATCAAGGTTTATTGGCGATGATTAGCTAA
- the ispF gene encoding 2-C-methyl-D-erythritol 2,4-cyclodiphosphate synthase: MNIRIGNGYDIHRLVTGRPLILGGVEIAHTVGLLGHSDADVLTHAIMDAMLGALSLGDIGHYFPPTDPQWQGANSLKLLEQVNQLIIDKGWQINNIDSVIVAEKPKMKPHLNAMRAKLAETLKINPEQVGIKATTNEQLGPVGREEGIAVYAVVLLVKE, encoded by the coding sequence ATGAATATTCGTATTGGTAACGGCTACGATATCCACCGATTGGTAACAGGAAGACCTTTAATTTTAGGAGGAGTAGAAATTGCCCATACTGTGGGTTTATTGGGTCATAGTGATGCCGATGTCTTAACCCACGCTATTATGGATGCCATGCTGGGGGCGCTTAGTTTAGGCGATATCGGTCATTATTTTCCCCCCACAGACCCGCAATGGCAAGGGGCGAATAGTTTAAAATTATTAGAGCAAGTTAATCAGTTAATTATCGATAAAGGTTGGCAGATTAATAATATTGATTCGGTAATTGTCGCCGAAAAACCGAAAATGAAACCCCACCTTAATGCGATGCGAGCCAAGTTAGCAGAAACCCTCAAGATTAATCCGGAACAGGTGGGAATTAAAGCCACTACTAACGAACAATTAGGACCGGTAGGACGAGAAGAAGGTATAGCAGTTTATGCCGTGGTTTTATTGGTTAAGGAATAA
- the vapB gene encoding type II toxin-antitoxin system VapB family antitoxin — MNIDTKILETVETMPEFLKIELLHYAEYLMANYQSDAIIEKPSLRKRRSGILQGTFTLPLSDDFDESLEDFQEYM, encoded by the coding sequence ATGAATATAGACACAAAAATCTTAGAAACTGTCGAAACAATGCCAGAGTTCTTAAAAATAGAGCTGCTTCACTATGCTGAATATTTGATGGCCAATTATCAATCAGATGCTATTATAGAGAAACCTTCTCTTAGAAAACGTCGTTCAGGAATTTTACAAGGTACATTTACCTTACCTTTGTCTGATGATTTTGATGAGTCTTTGGAAGATTTTCAGGAATATATGTGA
- a CDS encoding type II toxin-antitoxin system VapC family toxin, whose product MTSFLLDTHTFIWLTENDPNLPNNLREEIDFAPEVYVSIVSLWEIAIKLNLGKLALQKSYETIETKLEASDITLLSISFSDTLKICTLPLHHRDPFDRMLIAQSLNRSLILISKDTKFDAYNVPRKWT is encoded by the coding sequence ATGACATCTTTTCTTCTGGACACCCATACTTTCATCTGGTTAACTGAAAACGATCCTAACTTACCTAATAATCTTCGGGAGGAAATTGATTTTGCTCCTGAAGTTTATGTCAGTATTGTTAGTCTCTGGGAAATCGCGATTAAGTTAAATTTAGGTAAGTTAGCCCTACAAAAAAGTTATGAAACCATTGAAACTAAACTAGAAGCATCAGATATAACCTTACTGTCTATATCATTTTCTGATACTCTAAAAATTTGTACTTTACCCTTGCATCACCGTGATCCATTTGATAGAATGCTAATTGCTCAATCTCTAAACAGATCGCTAATTCTAATTAGTAAAGATACTAAATTTGATGCTTATAATGTACCAAGAAAATGGACATAA